The following are encoded together in the Cicer arietinum cultivar CDC Frontier isolate Library 1 chromosome 2, Cicar.CDCFrontier_v2.0, whole genome shotgun sequence genome:
- the LOC101506919 gene encoding uncharacterized protein translates to MEESSELQPEENKVSMEKNAKRKLKTPAQLKGLEKFYTEHKYPTEELKKEISEVLGLTEKQVSGWFCHRRLKDKRMLKDEANANGRQDRSSGVIQDRGSGLGQDSCGSSKHGDYRYLDPKEVESHGLYNRDLSVGDMTYGRTNHFSENLSGMDDTSSESSSFLQDRLYRQGQDPYETDPSRYLTPSKALPPINPKGAINAGYKPSGYLKLKGEIEHAAITAVKKQLGRNYREDGPLLGVEFDPLPPGAFEFQTEDPVHEPYDIADPTLPNSPEISTVKRRPGLNSRYDSYYTKHSSQDTHMEGVDFGSLHDSDVHDKQDKKAYQGTKHRQNFQSYGTHFPGRNSSLDLYEDSTGEAAYKSTKNHRMETKRGVEGMRSDSASNHSDHYEENRAVKNADFLQYDNDNINPKNMQRSVHADFLQYDYDNIIPKNAQRSEHVKSKPSNSIRNSRVSLDTEERGLSTRMAKEEMFKGNKKAKKQYRDAGGAGMLANETTVAKRLKANTFQQYNMKQFPAAEIEPRKNQRSAAEMPSSFSEDETADTSSSMD, encoded by the exons ATGGAAG AATCGAGTGAGTTGCAACCAGAAGAAAATAAAGTCTCGatggagaaaaatgcaaaaagaAAGCTCAAAACACCTGCACAACTTAAGGGCTTGGAGAAATTTTATACTG AGCACAAATATCCGACGGAGgaattgaaaaaagaaatttcTGAGGTGTTAGGGTTGACAGAAAAGCAAGTGTCTGGATGGTTTTGCCACAGAAggttaaaagataaaagaatgTTGAAAGATGAAGCCAATGCCAATGGACGACAAGATCGTTCAAGTGGTGTCATCCAGGATCGTGGCAGTGGACTTGGGCAAGACTCCTGCGGAAGCAGTAAGCACGGTGACTATAGGTATCTGGATCCGAAAGAGGTTGAGAGCCATGGCCTCTACAATCGTGATTTGTCAGTTGGAGATATGACCTATGGACGTACGAATCATTTTTCAGAAAATCTTAGTGGAATGGATGACACGTCATCTGAGAGTAGCTCTTTTTTGCAAGATCGGTTGTATCGTCAAGGTCAGGATCCATATGAGACGGATCCTTCTAGATATCTAACACCTAGTAAAGCTCTTCCACCCATAAATCCCAAGGGTGCGATTAACGCAGGATATAAACCATCGGGATATTTGAAACTGAAGGGTGAGATAGAACATGCTGCTATAACTGCCGTTAAGAAACAGTTAGGAAGGAATTATCGGGAAGATGGTCCACTGCTTGGTGTAGAATTTGATCCACTCCCTCCTGGGGCATTTGAATTCCAAACTGAAGACCCAGTTCACG AACCATACGATATTGCTGATCCTACTCTTCCGAATTCTCCAGAAATCTCCACAGTGAAAAGGCGACCTGGTCTTAACTCT AGATATGATTCATATTATACTAAACATAGTTCCCAAGATACTCATATGGAAGGAGTTGACTTTGGTTCCTTGCATGATTCCGATGTTCATGATAAACAAGATAAGAAAGCTTACCAGGGTACAAAACACAGACAAAATTTTCAGAGTTACGGTACTCATTTTCCTGGCCGAAACTCTTCCTTGGATTTGTATGAAGACTCAACTGGGGAAGCTGCTTATAAGAGCACTAAGAATCATAGGATGGAAACCAAGCGCGGTGTTGAGGGGATGAGATCTGATTCTGCTTCAAACCATAGTGATCACTATGAAGAAAACCGTGCAGTTAAAAATGCTGACTTTTTGCAATATGATAATGATAACATCAATCCAAAGAACATGCAAAGGAGTGTTCATGCAGACTTTCTGCAATACGACTATGATAACATCATTCCGAAGAATGCACAGAGGAGTGAACATGTAAAATCTAAACCTTCAAATTCGATCCGTAATTCTCGGGTTTCTCTGGATACTGAAGAAAGAGGGTTGTCTACTAGGATGGCTAAG GAAGAGATGTTTAAAGGGAACAAGAAGGCAAAGAAACAATATCGTGATGCAGGTGGAGCAGGGATGCTTGCCAATGAAACTACG GTTGCAAAACGACTTAAAGCCAATACGTTTCAGCAATACAATATGAAACAATTTCCTGCTGCTGAGATAGAACCAAGGAAAAATCAGAG ATCTGCTGCAGAGATGCCATCCAGCTTTAGCGAGGATGAAACTGCCGACACAAGTTCCTCAATGGATTGA